The DNA region GAATGTCAGAGTTGCCGCTTTGCCGAACGGTGAGGACCCGGCTTCATTTATTGCCAAAGATAAAAACGAATATCTAAAAATCTTGAAAGACTCGCGTCACATAATTGATTTCTATCTTGATAAAATTTTGGAAGCTAAAATGGACAGACGTCGACAAGACCAAGAGATTATGAAAAAAGTTCTGCCATTTTTAAAGCTTTTGCCCTCAAGCATTGAGCAGGCGCGTTTTGTTGCCTCGGTTTCCGAGAGAGTAAACATCCCGGAGGCAGCTGTTTGGAGCGATTTACAAAAGGTTGATCTTGAGCTTGATTCGGTTGAGTCTGAAATCTCGGTTCCGGATAAGTCGTTGACAGATAGAAAATCAAGTATAATGTTGAGACTGGCTGGCATCGCTTTCTGGCTTGATGGCAAAGGACAGAAACCAACCATTTCTGATATTAAAGGCAAGATAGAAGAATTTTCAGATCTGGATTTCGAGCTTTTTTTAAAGCAGAACGATTCTAAAAAAGACGAGCTTACTTTTGAAGCTGAAGCGTATTTTTCTGATAGAGACGACATTGGAGACATTGTTGAGGATTTAATTTTTAATTTGCATGAAGAGGTTTTAAAAAACGCCTTGACCGAGGTCTTTAAAGAAATTCAGCAAGCTGAGAATGGTCGAGATAGAGATAAGGTTGAGACACTGCTTCTCAAGAGTCAGGATTTGAGCAAAAAAATAAATCAGTTGAAACTGGAAAGACAAAAATAAAATTTTTATGAAAAGAAAAAAACCCAAAGCTATTAAAAAGAAAAACCTTCGGAACAAATCTCTGAAAAAGGGCCGAAAGTCGACGAAGGTTAAAAATAAAAAAAAGGTTGCTGTAAAAGCCAAGAAATCTTCTATCAGAAAGACACGGGGTGCCCGGGCTCTTTCTCCTAAGACGCAGAAAACCAAGGAGAGTATTGAATCGGCAGTAGAGAAGATTTTGAACAAAGGCAAAGAAAGAGGTTTTGTTACTTATGATGAAATCTTAAAAGAATTTCCAAATATCGAAAGCGATATAATGCTACTTGACGACCTTTATTCCAAAATTGAGGTCGCTGGCATTGACCTTTTGGAAGGTGGAAATCTCTTAGAATCCAGCGATGAATTGATGAAGGAGAAGGACATATACAAATCTTCTTTGTCCGCAGATTCAATTCAGATGTATTTGAAAGAAATCGGACAATACCCTCTGATCTCCGGTGCTCAAGAAAAAGAATTGGCCCAAAGAATCGTAAAGGGGGACATGGAGGCAAAAAATATTTTGGCTAGGTCAAACTTGCGTCTTGTAGTCTCAATTGCCAAGAAATATGTTGGCCGAAGTCCTGATTTGACACTTTTGGACTTGATTCAGGAAGGCAATCTTGGCCTCTTTAAGGCAGTTGATAAATTTGATTGGGAAAAAGGATTTAAGTTTTCAACTTATGCTACTTGGTGGATTAGGCAAGCTATTACAAGAGCGCTTGCCGACCAATCACGCACCATTCGTGTTCCGGTTCACATGGTTGAGACAATCGCGAAATATAAGCAAATCGTCCGACGACTGTCGCAGGATTTGGGGCGCGACCCGATGCCAGAAGAAGTGGCGATTGAAATGGGAATGGACGTTGACAAAATTCACAACATTACCAAAATTGACCAAGCAACAGTGTCTTTGGAAAGTCCGGCTGGCCCTGACGATGACGATGGCAAATCCACTCTCGGGGACTTTATCGCTGATGATAAAATTCTTTCTCCGGCTGAAGAAACATCAAGAAGAATTGTAGCGGATCAAGTCAAAGAAATTCTTTCTGACTTACCACCGAAAGAAAGGCGGATTCTGGAAATGCGCCACGGTTTACTTGACGGTATTACCCACACTCTTGAAGAGGTTGGTAGGGAATTTGGTGTGACTCGCGAGAGAATAAGACAAATTGAAGCTAAGGCGCTTGAAAAATTAAGGAATCACCAAAAGATAGAACGTCTCAAAAATTACCTTTAAAAAGGAAAAGCCGACTCAAATGCCGGCTTGTTGATGTTTCGGATCACCCAACCTCTTCTTTAAAGATTTCCCGTAGTTGTGACTGGATTTTTTTCCGGTCAAGCGACTTAGGGAAAATGATATAGAATTCCTGCCTGCCGCTACTTATGGCCGCGACAATTTTAAACCCGGTTTCCGTATCAGTTACTTTCATGGAGGGTTGACCTGACCTGTTCCCCTTTCCTGTTAACTCTCCAGTTCTGACACTTACCCCGCCAATCTTTGAGATAGCTCTCAAAAAGGATTCTAGCCCCCTTAGGATTGTTGAATGTCCGCCGGAATTTACTCCCTTCAGTAATCTTGGTCTAGTTGACACTTTAACCTCTCTTTTCTTTTTACAAGATGGATTATCCTGCAGTCTTTTTTCATAATATCATTTTTCTAAAAAAAGCCAAGAATTGTTTTGTGTTAAAATCTATCAGAATATGTTTTCTAAATTCAAGACTTATTATGACAAATTAAATCCTGAACAGAGAAGGGCGGTTGATGCGATTGAGGGGCCGGTTATGGTTATTGCCGGTCCGGGTACTGGCAAGACCCAGGTTCTAGGATTAAGGATTGCCAATATCTTGCGCAAAACCGATACTCCACCTGATGGTATTTTGGCGCTAACTTTTACCGAATCCGGGGTCTATTCAATGCGTGGACGTTTGGTAGAGATAATCGGTGCCGACGCCTATCGAGTCAATATTTTTACTTTTCACAGTTTTTGTAATGAGGTGATAAGAAGTTATCCGGATTTTTTTCCAAGGGTTGTCGGTGGCAACACCGCTTCGGAGGTTGAGCAGATTCAGATTTTGGAAGAGATAATTGATAATTCAAATTTTGATAAAATCAAACCCTTCGGAAATCCTATTTTTTACATAAAACCAATTCTTTCGGTAATCAGGGAATTGAAAAGAGAAAACATCGGGGTTTCTGATTTTAAAAAATCTATTCTTGATTATGAAAAAAGAAACAGGCCAGAGACCCCATCCTCATTAAAAAGAAAGTCAATCGAAGACGAAGATTCAGAACACCTTAGAAAAAACCGAGAGCTTTGCGAGGTTTATGAGCGTTATGAAAAAGCTCTTCACGAACGCTCGCTTTACGATTATGAAGATATGATACTTGAGGTGGTTCGGGCCTTGGGAAAAAACAAAAAGCTTTTAGCAGAGCTTCAAGAGCAATATTTGTATATTTTGGCCGATGAACATCAAGATGCTAACCGCGCCCAAAATCGAATTCTGGAACTGCTTTTAGGTTTTCATAAATCACCGAATATTTTTATTGTTGGCGATGAGAAGCAGGCGATTTTTCGGTTCCAAGGCGCCTCTTTGGAGAATTTTCTCTACTTTAAAGAAATTTATCCTGATGCTTTAATTTTAACTTTGGAAAAAAATTATCGCTCGCCGCAAGGGATTTTGGACGCCTCACATTCTTTGATAGAAAAAAATTCAGTAAATGATCCAATGTTGCGTCGACGCCTTGTTTCTGTTTCCGACCCGCTTTCAAATAATCCAAAAATTTTTCTGCGAGAGTTTAGCAAGCCAATTTTTGAAGAATCGTTTATTGCTGAAGATATATCAAAAAAAATTAAAAGTGGGATTAAACCTTCCTCAATTGGAGTTTTTTACCGAGACAATAATGATGTTTTTTCGATTGCAAACTCTTTGCAAAAAAAAGGTGTTCCGTTTGAAATATATTCCGGTCAACGTTTGTTTCTAGATGAAAACATTAGAAAAATACTTTCTTTGCTTCGTGCGATTGACCGTTTTGGTGACGACGAACTTTTGGCCGAAACTCTTTTTATAGATTTTCTAAATATTGATATTTTGGATGTTTTTAAGGTTTTGGAATATTGCCGGCGAAAAAAAATTAGCTTGCACGACTGTCTCCGTTCTCCAAAAATTTTAGAAAAAATAAATCTGGAAGATCAAAAAAATATTCTGTCTTTTTATGAATTACTGAAAGACTTGTCCAGAAAGGCTGATAACCAAAATCTAATGGATTTTCTGGAGAACTTGATTGAGCGTTCTGGATATATTAAATTTGCTTTATCCAACAAAAATTCGTGGGAGGAATTAAATAAGCTC from Candidatus Paceibacterota bacterium includes:
- a CDS encoding ATP-dependent DNA helicase, giving the protein MFSKFKTYYDKLNPEQRRAVDAIEGPVMVIAGPGTGKTQVLGLRIANILRKTDTPPDGILALTFTESGVYSMRGRLVEIIGADAYRVNIFTFHSFCNEVIRSYPDFFPRVVGGNTASEVEQIQILEEIIDNSNFDKIKPFGNPIFYIKPILSVIRELKRENIGVSDFKKSILDYEKRNRPETPSSLKRKSIEDEDSEHLRKNRELCEVYERYEKALHERSLYDYEDMILEVVRALGKNKKLLAELQEQYLYILADEHQDANRAQNRILELLLGFHKSPNIFIVGDEKQAIFRFQGASLENFLYFKEIYPDALILTLEKNYRSPQGILDASHSLIEKNSVNDPMLRRRLVSVSDPLSNNPKIFLREFSKPIFEESFIAEDISKKIKSGIKPSSIGVFYRDNNDVFSIANSLQKKGVPFEIYSGQRLFLDENIRKILSLLRAIDRFGDDELLAETLFIDFLNIDILDVFKVLEYCRRKKISLHDCLRSPKILEKINLEDQKNILSFYELLKDLSRKADNQNLMDFLENLIERSGYIKFALSNKNSWEELNKLEAFFGQARKLAQNHKDAKLSDLVSFLNLLKRYDVFLKVPDSYGPKKEAVNLMTAHSAKGLEFDYVYITGLFDGHWGHRKRRKNFNLPIDVFLEVGLEDERRLFYVALTRAKREIFLSFSREDQNQKLRLPSQFISEINPKLVKEIKTASLESEFLKKVVLKKPVKKPAENDIFKDEVFLANMFFDQGLSVSALNNYLECPWKYFFENLLRLPKAPNKNQMYGTAVHLAFEEFFKRYRNNEKPNSKDLIVFFENALRRQPLDKNDYEDALKKGRKSLSAYYDFYKNSWPKNIKTEFTINGVILGEVKIGSKKRELVLRGKLDKLEFIGVSDREVNVVDYKTSKPKSRNDILGKTKHSSGNLYRQLVFYKLLLNQFADGRYKMVSGEIDFIEPNQTGRFKKEKFFIGDNEVEDLVSLAKEKATEIATLSFWDKTCSDSHCKYCLLKKSVVSRR
- a CDS encoding sigma-70 family RNA polymerase sigma factor, whose product is MKRKKPKAIKKKNLRNKSLKKGRKSTKVKNKKKVAVKAKKSSIRKTRGARALSPKTQKTKESIESAVEKILNKGKERGFVTYDEILKEFPNIESDIMLLDDLYSKIEVAGIDLLEGGNLLESSDELMKEKDIYKSSLSADSIQMYLKEIGQYPLISGAQEKELAQRIVKGDMEAKNILARSNLRLVVSIAKKYVGRSPDLTLLDLIQEGNLGLFKAVDKFDWEKGFKFSTYATWWIRQAITRALADQSRTIRVPVHMVETIAKYKQIVRRLSQDLGRDPMPEEVAIEMGMDVDKIHNITKIDQATVSLESPAGPDDDDGKSTLGDFIADDKILSPAEETSRRIVADQVKEILSDLPPKERRILEMRHGLLDGITHTLEEVGREFGVTRERIRQIEAKALEKLRNHQKIERLKNYL